The genomic DNA GAGCACACGCACGGCGACAACGTTTCGACCCGAACGGAGCAAGCCAGCGGGAATCTCGTATTCACGGGGCTCAGCCCACTTCCCATCGGAGTGTGTCGCGCCGATCTGCTTTCCGTTGAGCCAGACGGTGTCCCGATCGTCGATCGGCCCGAGATGGAGCCGCCCTGCGCCGCCGCCCCCCGCCCCTGCGAACTCAGGTGTCAGATCGATCGTGCGCCTGAAGTAGACGATCCCGTCGTGCCGCCCGAGCTCATCACCGGCGAACACGCCGGGAACCTCCATGGTGCTCCATGCAGAGTCGTCGAAGGTGTCGGTGATCCACTCTCGTGGCTGGCGCTTGGCGCCGGGCTGGTCCAATCCATCCCACCATCGCCTCTCCCATCCTTCTGTGACCGCGTCTCGGGTCTGTGGATCACGAGCTTTCGCAACGAAATCGAGCTGTGATGCGAACTCGGGGAACTTCGCAAGTGTCGGCTCGCTTGACCATGCCTGCGCGGGCGTCCCGCCCCAATCCGCGCTGATGATGCCGACAGGGACATTCAGGTGCGATGCGATCTCGCGCGCGAAGTAGTAACCCACAGCCGAGAACTTTGCCGCATTCTCCGGCGTGCAAGTGGTCCATTCGCCCTCACAGTCGATCCTCGGATGCAGCGATATGGTGTTCTTGACCGTGAAGAGTCTGACCATCGGATCAGATGCGCGAGCAATCTCCGCTTGTGCCCCCTCGGTCGCGGCCAGCGGCCACTCCATATTCGACTGGCCCGAGCAGACCCAGACCTCTCCGATAAGGACGTCCTTGAAGACCTTTGTGGTTGTGCCCTGCACCGTGAGCGTTGAGGGTCCGGCGACGGACTCGGGCGTTGAGAGCTTTACGACCCACTGCCCTCTCGCATCAGCGACGACATCTTCGCTCTTGTCGGGAGCCCACGATCCGGTGACCCTCACGCGTTCCCCGGGAGATGCCCAGCCCCAGACAGGAACCTGGGTATCTCGCTGCAGAACCATGCCATCGCCGAAGATCGCCGGCATACCGATATCCGCTGCCGCGGACGACGACCAAATGACGAGAGCCAGAGCGGCATGACGCACGATGGACACTTGCATATGACCTCCAACACCTGTGGGAGGTGCAGTGTAACGCGATCGTGCCCGCGCTGCTTCCAGAGCCCTTGAATGGCACTTTCGAGAGCCAGGCCCATCACTTGGCGGATTCGGCTTTCCCGTCTGCCTGCGGGGCAAACATCTCCGGCTTGGCCTTTTTCCAGGCCTCATCGAGCTTCGCGATGTGAACGCCGGGGTTCTTGAAGAACTCGCCAGCGCATCCCTCGCAGCAGAGACGTACAAGGCGATTCGCGATGACGATCTCGGTCGCCTCTTCCTCGCCCAGTTCTTCCCCCGCAATCAGGCAGACGCTGAGCGGATACCCGGCGCTCTGCGCGGTCTTGACGACCTGATCGAGCTTTGCGATGGTCGCTGCGGGATCCTTCCGAAACTCGGTCGCGCACGCGTCGCAGCAGAACCGCACCAGTCTGTTATGCCACACAACCTCAACGACATCACCCGCGGGCCCTAGATGCTCGCCCGAAATGAGGCATTGTGTCGTGGGGTAGAAGGGCGCCTGGTCCTTAGCCATCTCCTTGTCAACCTCTGCGAGGGATGATGTCAAGTCCTCCTGAAATCCCTCGACGCAGTCCTCGCAACAGAAGCGAATCTCTCGCCCGTCATAGACGCGGACGACAGGATCCTGTAGTTCGCCGATCTCGTGGTACGCCACAGGGCAATCCCGGAGGGAGAAGGGATCTCCGACGCGATCGCCCAGCATCGCAGCGACTCCAGAAGATACTGCGATCAAGACGAGTCCAGAGCAGAGCTTCGCTGTCGTGAGCATCGTTGACTCCTTGTGGCTGCATGCACGCCGCATGCCGTACGATTGTTGCACCCTCGCTTCGCGTGTGCACGACCCGACGGACAGGCACCTCCATGCGTCTTTCGGGGCTCACGGTCCTGCCCGATCACCTCTGGTACAGGCGAGCCGTGCTCATGGCAAGGTCCCGTACGCGCTCAGCCAGCGAGTACGGCTGAATGACGCGGCAGCTTGGGCCCATCGACAGGACCCACCAGACGATCTCATCCAGTCCCGCAACACGCATGCGCATGATGATCGAACCGTCGGGCTCGTGCTCGATCGTCTGTGTGGGATGCCAGAGCGTGTCGGAGACCGTTTCGCTGAACGGCGACTCGAATCTGAGGATGATGTCGTACTCAACGGGTCCAGGGATTAGCCGCCACGCATTGCCCAGGTGTTTCTCTACCGAGAAGTCGGTCGGGATCTCGTAGGATGCGTCCGTGGGTGACACGCGAGAGAATCGCGAGAGCTTGAGGCAGCGAACGCCCTCCCGACCTTCTCGACGTCCGAGGGCGTACCAGGCACGAACAGAGAACAGCAACGCATAGGGCTCAAAGATGAAACTCTCCCGCTCGGCGGGCGTGCCGTTTGCAACGCTCGAAGGAGACTCGTACTCGCATCGGAGCGACCTGCGGGTCGCGATCGACTGCCTCATGCGGTCGTAGACATCCGACGAGCCCTCGCCCGGATCTGCCTGGGCCGTGCGGACCACCACGTGACCGGCCATCGCGTCGATCTCCGCCCTTGCTTCGGGCGGAAGCTGGGCCTCGATCTTCGCGAGTGCCCTCCAGGCAGGAGCCAGGAAGGCGATCTGCTCCTTCTGGGCAAGATCATCGCACAGGACCGCCAGAGCCAGTGCCTCGTCTGCCGTGAGCTGGAGCGGCGGCAGAAAGAACCCCGTCCCCACTCTGTACCCGCCTGTCCGCTCGTCAAAGACGACGGGAACACCGGTATCGCACAGCTTCTTGATGTCTCGGAAGATCGTCCGCTCGCTCACGCCCAGTTCGCTCGCCAGTCGCTCGGCCGGGTAGACACCCGGCCCCTGCACCAGCGTGACGATCCGGAGGAGTCGGTGGATGTCGCTGTTCTGCTTCATAAGCGGTTCCTCCCAGACTCGATTATTGCCTCTGGTTCCCCCCAGACCCGGCGTCTCACTGACAGACGTCTGTCAGTGACGGAATCCAACCTCTCCCCGTTCCAGCGACGGAGACCAGGCAGACCGGTTACGCTACGCAACTTGAGTATGCACACAGACGATCCTCCATCAATTCCCCAGCCGGCACGCCACTTTCTCGGGTGGGAGAGACCGCTCCTTCCGGCCGCGGCGTCTTGGGTGTTGGACCACATCCCGAACGAAAGCCACAGAGCGGATCTTGGCCGCACGCTCGTCATCGTTCCGGGGTCGCGTTCGGGGCGTTTGTTTCTCGGCATGCTGATCGATTGCGCGACGGAGCGGGGAACGACGCTCGTCCCCCCCATGATCATCACACCGGGTGAAGCTGTCGAGCCGCTGATCGGCCTGCCACAACGACAAGCAGCAGGCCCGGTCGCTCGTGAGTTCGCGTGGACCATCGCGATTCGAGCCACGCCTCACGATGAGTTGCATCCGCTCGTCGATCTCGCGACACTCCAAGCGGAAGAGCGACCGCTCGACCCCGTTCTTCGCACCCTTGGTGCCACAATCGACCGACTTCACACGGAGTTGGCCGGGCACGGGCTTCGCGTCTCGGACATCGCTCCAGCGGCACGCGAGCTTGGCGGCGAGACCGAAGCCGCCCGCTGGAACGCAGCCGCTCACGTGGTTCGACGCTTCAGATCGATTCTGGACTCATGGGGCCTCGGCGATGGTGCCGAGGACAGAATCCAACTCACCGAACTCGCCGAATCCGATGATCACAAGGCCGGATCTCCGCTCTTTGACCATGTTGTTCTCGTCGGTGTTCCTGAGTTGCCCGGGCTCGCGAGGCGTGCCATGCGAGTCGCGATCGAGCGCGGCACCGCCATGCACACGCTGATCCACGCCCCCGAAGAGCTGTCACATACATACGATGCTTACGGGTGCGTGCAGCCGTCTCACTGGTCGGTCTGCCAGTTGCCCATACGCGATAACCAGATATCAGTCGCAACCGATCACGCCGATCAGGCAACGAGAGCGGTCGCGTGGATCGCCGAGAACGCACGAGGGCTCTCGATCGATGACGTTGTCATCGGTCTTGCCGATGAGTGCCAATCAGACCTGATCTCGATGGAACTCCAGCGAGTTTCTTCGCTCTGCGCACACGCCGCGGCTGGTATGCCCTCTTCTCGCCTCGAACCTTGCTGCGTCCTCCGTCAGGTGATGCGACTTCTCGAGACACGCAGCTTCGATGAGCTGATGTCACTCGTGCGTCACCCGCGGGTTGAGCGGTGGCTGCTTAGTGCGGACCCAACCGATGAGAAGGCCCGATCACGTGCTGATTGGCCGTCATGGCTCGGCGAGCTGGACGCGTACGACGAGTCCCACATGCCGAGCAGCATCGACCATCTTCCACCGCCAGTGAAAGACCGCCAGCGTGCCGCGCTCGAGTTCATCGTGGCATCGGTGCGATTGCTCCTCGGCAACCTCTGGACGGACCAGGAATCAGTGAAGCAGAGCGAGAAGCCACCAGAAGAGCTGGCGGAGGGAACATTCTCTCTACTCAATCGCCTGTACGGGCACCTCACCACGAGCAGGACCGACCGCGTTCTCGCGCCGATCGCATCGTGCTGCATGTCGCTTGCCGATGATCTGAACGGCATCATCACGCTCGCGAAGAAGGACGCTGTTTCGCTGCCGCATCAGACGCCTGCTCACTTTCTCTCGAACCTGCTTGGATTGCAGGCGGCGCGCGCGTTTCCCTCGCCGCCGGATGCCGATGCGATCGAGATAGTCGGCTGGTTGGAACTGGCCCATGATCCCTCGCCGCTCGCCGTGGTTGTCGGGATGACGGACAACAACGTGCCGGGCACGCGTGAGTACGACTCGATGCTGCCCGGATCGCTGCGGACGCGGCTCGGGCTTCCAGCTTCAACAGATCGGCTTGCTCGCGATTCGTTTCTTGCAGCCACGATGACGCAGTCGCGTCGCCATACGCTCTTCATCGCTCCCCGTCGTGACAACGAAGGCAGCCCGCTGAATCCGAGCCGAATCCTGCTTAGATCCGATCGTGGCTCGCTCGCGGGCAGGATGCGGCGCACGATCGGCCGCGAGGGCGACGGCCCGCTTGGTCTTGAGATTGTGACGAGATCGAGTAGCCGGGAACTCGGCGTGTACAGGGTTGCGCCGCGAATCGATACGCCGCCGGTGCAGAGCATGCGGGTGACGGCGTTCAAGGACTATCTGGCATCGCCATACGCCTTCTACCTGAGGCATGTGCTGAGACTGTCCGAGCACGGACGGGCGAAACCAGAGCTCGATCCGAGATCGTTCGGCACATTCGTCCACGATGTGCTCGAGTCATTCGGACGGAGCGATACGCGCCACAGCACGGACGAGAAGGCA from Phycisphaeraceae bacterium includes the following:
- a CDS encoding WYL domain-containing protein; amino-acid sequence: MKQNSDIHRLLRIVTLVQGPGVYPAERLASELGVSERTIFRDIKKLCDTGVPVVFDERTGGYRVGTGFFLPPLQLTADEALALAVLCDDLAQKEQIAFLAPAWRALAKIEAQLPPEARAEIDAMAGHVVVRTAQADPGEGSSDVYDRMRQSIATRRSLRCEYESPSSVANGTPAERESFIFEPYALLFSVRAWYALGRREGREGVRCLKLSRFSRVSPTDASYEIPTDFSVEKHLGNAWRLIPGPVEYDIILRFESPFSETVSDTLWHPTQTIEHEPDGSIIMRMRVAGLDEIVWWVLSMGPSCRVIQPYSLAERVRDLAMSTARLYQR
- a CDS encoding PD-(D/E)XK nuclease family protein; the encoded protein is MSMHTDDPPSIPQPARHFLGWERPLLPAAASWVLDHIPNESHRADLGRTLVIVPGSRSGRLFLGMLIDCATERGTTLVPPMIITPGEAVEPLIGLPQRQAAGPVAREFAWTIAIRATPHDELHPLVDLATLQAEERPLDPVLRTLGATIDRLHTELAGHGLRVSDIAPAARELGGETEAARWNAAAHVVRRFRSILDSWGLGDGAEDRIQLTELAESDDHKAGSPLFDHVVLVGVPELPGLARRAMRVAIERGTAMHTLIHAPEELSHTYDAYGCVQPSHWSVCQLPIRDNQISVATDHADQATRAVAWIAENARGLSIDDVVIGLADECQSDLISMELQRVSSLCAHAAAGMPSSRLEPCCVLRQVMRLLETRSFDELMSLVRHPRVERWLLSADPTDEKARSRADWPSWLGELDAYDESHMPSSIDHLPPPVKDRQRAALEFIVASVRLLLGNLWTDQESVKQSEKPPEELAEGTFSLLNRLYGHLTTSRTDRVLAPIASCCMSLADDLNGIITLAKKDAVSLPHQTPAHFLSNLLGLQAARAFPSPPDADAIEIVGWLELAHDPSPLAVVVGMTDNNVPGTREYDSMLPGSLRTRLGLPASTDRLARDSFLAATMTQSRRHTLFIAPRRDNEGSPLNPSRILLRSDRGSLAGRMRRTIGREGDGPLGLEIVTRSSSRELGVYRVAPRIDTPPVQSMRVTAFKDYLASPYAFYLRHVLRLSEHGRAKPELDPRSFGTFVHDVLESFGRSDTRHSTDEKAIREFVQDDLRTLARERFGSSSSAIISLQVEHASMRLDQWATMQAEWARAGWRILHTEWSATEPRDGTVADPPTIRVEEGSVTLRGKIDRIDIHESDDRIAILDYKSSENARSPEKTHRTRDGEWRDLQLPLYRELIRPLGLRGEITLGYFNIPRNLDEIGITVAPWTAEELDSADDAARDVVSAVLRGEFDEIGSPSDEGTLGLIAGLGILTEVDAPTHRRPSP